The Larimichthys crocea isolate SSNF chromosome II, L_crocea_2.0, whole genome shotgun sequence genome segment AATGCCAGCGGAGAGCGCCACCTCCACCGCTCGGCCGCGGCCGTCAGTAACGCGTTAATCCTCAGCCTTTGATTGAAGGTTTAGGCGGGCTGCAGCGGGATGCAGCCCACCCCGACCCCCCCCTCGTGGCAGACCATGGGCGCCCTGAAGGTCCAGCGGTTGGTGTCGGGGTTGTACATCTCCACGGAGCTCAGGTTGGACTGTCCGTCGTAGCCACCCACCGCGTACAGGCGTCCCGATGTGGAAACCAGCGACACTCTGCTGCGCCGCGTGTTCATGGCCACCAGGAGGCTCCACTGACCCGACACCGAGCTGAACACCTCCGCCCCGCTCAGGAAGCCCGAGCCGTCGTAACCGCCCGTCACGTACATGTGACTGCCGAGCGCCGCAGCCCCATGACGGCAGCGCTTGTTCATCATGGCTGCCGCCGGGTGCCAGCGGTTGGTGTGGTGGTTGTAGTACTCCACCTGCAGGACGGAGGAGGAACAGACCTGAGATCAATAATCatcaataaatatctttattaattaacattCAACTTTTCTGATTGTCGCCGTGAAAACGACTAATAACTGACCGTGTTGAAGATCTGTAAACCGTCATGGCCGCCAGACACAAAGATGCGTCCGTCAAACACCGTCACACCGGCCGCACTGCGACTCGCACTCATGTCGGTCACCAACGTCCACCTGCAGCAGGTACAACAACATGGATGAAGCTACCTCACCTGCTGATTGCTTATTGGTCAGTCACTGATGGTGTGTCACTCTCACCTGTCAGTCTCTGGAGAGTAACACTCCACAGAGTTCAGAGATGATTTTCCGTCGTAGCCGCCGCACACATAGATGTGCCCATCAGTCACAACCGTTCCCATGGCGCTGAGGACAACACAACAGTGTATTGATGAGTACTGATGAGGGTATTGATCGGTGTATTGATGAGTGTATTGATTTGTATATTGATGAGTGTATTAACCTGCGTTGGCTGTTCATGCTTGACACACGtgtccagctgtctgtctctgggttGTAAACTTCCACAGTGCTGAGCCGTGATTGGCCGTCGTATCCTCCAATAGCGTACAGCAGCCCGTTAACGACAGCCACACCCACTCTGCTGCGAGCCGTCCTCATTGGCTGACAGCGCTCCCAGATGTTCCCATTCGGATCGAACACTTCGACCACATTTAATGAATCACCTGAGGACCAATCAAATACAGGCAGTGACATCACATTTTCTCCCCTACAAATTAAAAGTCTGTACAGTTTTTCATAACAAAATTCCCTGAGCTATAGACAAACTGGTGTGGGCAGACAGACCTGAGCTGTTGAGTCCCCCCACAGCGTAGATGAGTCCTGTGATGGAGGTGCAGCACCTCTGTCTGGTCTTGAAGGCCGCCAGGTGAGGGCGACGCTCCGGCATCAGGTGGAAATCTTTGGCTTCATCCACCAGAtctctgacaggaaacacagcacAGTCAGAGTCAAGTGTCCagagttcaaagttcaaagtccagagtccagagttttttttcctcacctgCATTTATGACAGCAGCGTACGAGCTCATCCTGCTGAACTCGGTCTGACAGGAACTGAGGTCGACACAGAGGAAGTCTGATCTTTGACAGAAGCTCCGGCAGCAGAGACTCCCTCCGGTCTCGGTCATGATGAACCCAGGCCAGCACAGCTTcaaacacctgcacaggtacaGCACAGGTACAACACAACTcaaacacctgcacaggtacaGCACAGGTACAACACAGCTcaaacacctgcacaggtacaACACAGGTACAACACAGCTcaaacacctgcacaggtacagcacaggtacaacacacctcaaacacctgcacaggtacaacacaggtacaacacacctcaaacacctgcacaggtacagcacaggtacaacacacctcaaacacctgcacaggtacaGCACAGGTACAACACAACTCAAACACCTGCACGGGTACTGTCCTGTGCTTAGGTGAGGTGTCTCACCTGTTCCTCTGCTTTGATGTTGAGCTCATCACAGCCGACCAGCTCCAGAACCTCCTCCGTCCTCAGACCCAGGAACTCCTCGGACACCGACACCTCCACAAAgtgctgatggaggaagctgcTGGCTGAGTCGTACAGAGTCGTACACATCATCGTCTCTGCAAACTGACGCACACCAAGACAGTTCTTCGGATGtaacctgagagacagacagggagacagacagggagacagacgaGTGATGAGGATGCGTTAGCGGCGAGTTCAGTGTCTTATCACGTCCCCTCTGAAGAGCTCAATCTTCAGAAGGTTTGTGACGGTAAAATCATTGATGGTGGACACTGAGTCGGACTGAGCATGTGCGGTAGCGTCTCACCTCTCCTGCAGGAAGGAGCAGCAGGCGTCTTTAACGttctgcagctgcaggaagCTCGAGCCAATCAGGAGAGACTGAACGTTCTGCTGGTCGATCGCAACGTGGCCGCTGTACGCAAAGTTTATGAGAGCCTCAAGagcactgcagacagacaggtcagaggtgagacaggtcagagaggtgagagaggtgagacaggtcagagaggtgagacaggtcagaggtgagacaggtcagagaggtgagagaggtgagacaggtcagagaggtgagagaggtgagagaggtgagacaggtcagaggtgagacaggtcagagaggtgagacaggtcagagaggtgagacaAGTGAGATACGtaggtcagagaggtgagacaAGTCAGAGAAGTGAGACAAGTGAGACATGTCAGAGAGGTGAGACAAGTGAGACACAAGTGAGACAAGTCAGAGAGGTGAGACAAGTGAGACATGTCAGAGAGGTGAGACAAGTGAGACACGTCAGAGAGgtgagacaggtcagagaggtgagacaagtgagacaggtcagagaggtgagacaAGTCAGAGAGGTGAGACAAGTGAGACACGTCAGAGAAGTGAGACAAGTCAGAGAGgtgagacaggtcagagaggtgagacaAGTGAGACATGTCAGAGAGGTGAGACAAGTCAGAGAAGTGAGACATGTCAGAGAGGTGAGACAAGTGAGACATGTCAGAGAGGTGAGACAAGTGAGACATGTCAGAGAGGTGAGACAGGGCAAAGAGGTGAGACTCATCTCAGACTGGTCTTTGGTCTCAGACTAGTCTCAGACTGGTCTTTGGTCTCAGACTGGTCTCAGACTGGTCTCAGACTGGTCTTTGGTCTCAGACTAGTCTCAGACTGGTCTCAGACTGGTCTTTGGTTACCTGGGGTCCATGCCCTGCATCAGGATCTCGTCCTGTTTACACTCCACCATGTCGTTGGTGAACATGGCGTGAAAATACGGGATGGAGGCGGCCAGGACGATCCGGTGAGCGCTGAACTTATGATCCCCGACCTGCAGAGAGGACGACAGAGCATGAATACACAGGTGAACTCACCTGATAGTGCAGTGTGTTCACTGGGTCAGGTGTTGTCTCCTCAGGTGCTGACTCAGCAGGTGTAATCCTCACAAAGACAATTaaccagctgtcaatcatcttCATTAATCCATCACTGACGACAGGAACCTACCTGAGACCAGCAGGACGCCACTGACCTATCTg includes the following:
- the klhl18 gene encoding kelch-like protein 18 produces the protein MGDVLCEELEDLVHFSVHDLPARGYVVMEEIRRQGKLCDVTLKVGDHKFSAHRIVLAASIPYFHAMFTNDMVECKQDEILMQGMDPSALEALINFAYSGHVAIDQQNVQSLLIGSSFLQLQNVKDACCSFLQERLHPKNCLGVRQFAETMMCTTLYDSASSFLHQHFVEVSVSEEFLGLRTEEVLELVGCDELNIKAEEQVFEAVLAWVHHDRDRRESLLPELLSKIRLPLCRPQFLSDRVQQDELVRCCHKCRDLVDEAKDFHLMPERRPHLAAFKTRQRCCTSITGLIYAVGGLNSSGDSLNVVEVFDPNGNIWERCQPMRTARSRVGVAVVNGLLYAIGGYDGQSRLSTVEVYNPETDSWTRVSSMNSQRSAMGTVVTDGHIYVCGGYDGKSSLNSVECYSPETDRWTLVTDMSASRSAAGVTVFDGRIFVSGGHDGLQIFNTVEYYNHHTNRWHPAAAMMNKRCRHGAAALGSHMYVTGGYDGSGFLSGAEVFSSVSGQWSLLVAMNTRRSRVSLVSTSGRLYAVGGYDGQSNLSSVEMYNPDTNRWTFRAPMVCHEGGVGVGCIPLQPA